The following proteins are co-located in the Flectobacillus major DSM 103 genome:
- a CDS encoding WYL domain-containing protein codes for MEHLFNLGDIVALKSHPYTSELQNILISGEPQLVSPLMIIVEIIKDSQDVFDEFTGVNLQLKGKTANCKCVWYSSKSAQFEEAWLSSKLLKLVKRRGKAIAKSDVIDSIVTLSTAQMELAKVKSSLNIENENKRTNLNPLLSFVSPLMQVIGVPKNDKKEALYDVKTGNKKREISKQLVKCKWFNPASDKMSEVLIPIEALSIVPSISEAMLNEYAKYARSKQHLTLTIEGSSYQTIFLPQKIKCSHGIYFIVGYDYIKNKTREFPILKLSNITLVSPFVVQAPNFKDTELNTLGFEEQNKRVITKGIQEKKYLRIRYKDKNNNLTIRTIKNYEIKEIPPLGTLTNVKPIEYLTGFCELRKDERHFQLERIQSVEILNISYPTPDNNQNEQL; via the coding sequence ATGGAACACCTTTTCAATCTCGGTGACATTGTTGCCCTAAAGTCACACCCTTATACTTCTGAACTACAAAATATCCTTATTTCAGGAGAACCTCAACTTGTTTCGCCGTTAATGATAATTGTCGAAATTATTAAAGATTCTCAAGATGTATTTGATGAATTTACAGGAGTCAACCTTCAATTGAAGGGTAAAACGGCTAACTGTAAATGTGTTTGGTATTCATCTAAATCAGCACAATTTGAGGAAGCATGGCTCTCCTCAAAGCTTTTAAAATTAGTAAAACGAAGAGGTAAAGCTATTGCAAAAAGCGATGTCATTGATTCAATAGTAACGCTTTCTACTGCACAAATGGAATTGGCAAAAGTAAAAAGCTCTCTAAATATTGAAAATGAAAATAAAAGAACTAATCTTAACCCACTTCTAAGTTTTGTTAGTCCGTTGATGCAAGTTATCGGTGTTCCTAAAAATGATAAAAAAGAAGCTTTGTATGACGTTAAAACAGGAAATAAGAAAAGAGAAATTTCTAAGCAATTGGTAAAATGTAAATGGTTCAATCCTGCTTCAGATAAAATGTCTGAAGTATTGATACCCATTGAAGCCCTTAGTATAGTTCCCTCTATCAGCGAAGCTATGCTTAATGAGTATGCCAAATATGCTAGAAGTAAGCAACATCTCACATTAACAATCGAAGGTAGTTCATATCAAACAATATTTTTACCACAAAAAATTAAATGTTCACATGGTATCTATTTTATTGTTGGATATGACTATATCAAAAATAAAACCCGTGAATTTCCTATTTTGAAACTTAGTAATATTACTCTAGTTAGTCCATTTGTAGTACAAGCTCCCAATTTTAAAGATACTGAGCTGAATACATTGGGATTTGAGGAGCAAAACAAAAGGGTTATTACAAAGGGAATACAAGAGAAAAAATATTTAAGAATTCGATACAAGGATAAGAACAATAACTTAACAATACGTACTATCAAAAATTACGAAATAAAAGAAATCCCTCCGCTAGGAACTCTCACTAATGTTAAACCAATAGAGTATTTAACTGGTTTTTGTGAGTTAAGAAAAGATGAAAGACATTTCCAACTTGAAAGAATACAATCAGTAGAAATCTTAAATATTAGCTATCCAACACCTGATAATAACCAGAATGAACAACTCTAA
- a CDS encoding PDDEXK nuclease domain-containing protein — protein MMNIIDFEQLVLNIENTHNYFQLRASKQIDLNLSLRNWLIGYYLVEFEQRGQDRAIYGNKTVPTLVKKMKHIKGFSRSNLLMFKSFYQTYPQIVQILSTQLENSPIQFTPPIVQTLSGQLESIESYPPETLLSHLSFSHFVALIQLDSDIKRRFYEVQVIQNSWSVRTLERAINTLLFERTGLSSDKRGMIESHKNPKTETAGDLIRSPFILEFMGLNQSKKISENQLETAIINHLQDFLIEMGRGFCFEARQKRITFDNEHYYIDLVFYHRILRCHILVDLKVGKFSHADGGQMNFYLNYYKNNEMGEYDNPPIGIILCANKNDTFVEYTIGGLDNEIFVSKYLIELPKVDELKRLIEEDMKK, from the coding sequence ATGATGAATATAATTGATTTTGAACAACTGGTTCTCAATATAGAAAACACCCATAATTACTTTCAATTACGTGCTAGTAAGCAAATTGACTTAAATCTTAGTCTTCGGAATTGGTTAATTGGCTATTATCTGGTAGAATTTGAACAGAGAGGTCAAGATAGGGCTATTTACGGCAATAAAACTGTTCCGACATTAGTGAAAAAAATGAAGCATATTAAAGGGTTTTCAAGAAGTAACTTGCTGATGTTTAAAAGTTTTTACCAGACCTATCCACAAATTGTACAGATATTATCTACACAATTAGAAAACTCTCCTATTCAATTCACTCCTCCAATTGTCCAGACACTGTCTGGACAATTGGAGTCCATAGAGTCTTATCCTCCAGAAACGTTACTTTCCCACTTGAGCTTTTCTCATTTTGTAGCACTAATTCAGTTAGATTCTGATATTAAAAGACGCTTTTACGAAGTACAAGTTATTCAAAACTCATGGTCAGTTAGAACCCTCGAAAGAGCAATCAATACTCTTCTGTTTGAAAGAACGGGATTGTCGTCAGATAAAAGAGGTATGATTGAAAGTCATAAAAATCCCAAGACAGAGACAGCAGGAGATTTAATCAGAAGCCCATTTATTTTAGAGTTTATGGGGTTAAATCAATCTAAAAAGATTTCTGAGAATCAGTTGGAAACAGCTATTATTAACCATTTACAAGATTTTTTGATTGAAATGGGAAGAGGTTTCTGTTTTGAAGCACGACAAAAACGCATCACTTTTGATAATGAACATTATTACATCGACCTAGTTTTTTATCACCGTATCCTACGATGTCATATTTTGGTAGATTTGAAAGTAGGAAAATTCAGTCATGCGGATGGTGGGCAAATGAATTTTTATTTGAACTACTATAAAAATAATGAAATGGGAGAATACGACAATCCTCCTATTGGCATCATCTTATGTGCAAACAAAAATGATACATTTGTAGAATATACTATTGGTGGGTTAGATAATGAAATATTTGTATCAAAATACCTAATTGAGCTTCCTAAAGTGGATGAACTAAAACGGTTGATTGAAGAAGATATGAAGAAGTAA
- a CDS encoding site-specific integrase — protein MVEDFAKKEADPFVDYKISKFNTKTQKRAIKKEDIVKIASLKIEKGTRLYDSQNTFLFSYYCSGINISDIIELEWTNISPDGLMEYERNKTHQRQVVQLLPPAKEILAYYQKYSLGDYIFPYLDKSKHKTIPQITNRIKKVTKQINQDLKVLAEMAGIEANLTTYVARHTFATVLKRSGVEISKISELMGHESEKVTKVYLDSFENDELYEATLNLL, from the coding sequence GTGGTAGAAGATTTTGCCAAGAAGGAAGCAGACCCTTTTGTTGATTACAAAATCTCTAAATTCAACACTAAAACGCAGAAAAGAGCTATTAAAAAAGAGGATATTGTTAAAATAGCTTCTCTCAAAATTGAAAAAGGAACTAGACTTTATGATTCTCAAAACACTTTTCTTTTTAGCTATTATTGTTCTGGAATCAACATTAGTGACATTATCGAACTTGAGTGGACGAATATATCCCCAGATGGTTTGATGGAGTACGAGCGAAACAAAACACACCAACGTCAAGTGGTGCAACTCTTACCACCCGCTAAAGAAATACTCGCATACTATCAAAAATATAGCTTAGGAGACTATATATTCCCGTATCTTGATAAGTCGAAACATAAAACAATTCCTCAAATTACTAATCGTATTAAGAAAGTCACAAAGCAGATAAACCAAGATTTGAAAGTGCTAGCAGAAATGGCAGGAATTGAAGCTAACTTAACAACCTACGTAGCGAGACACACGTTCGCAACGGTTTTGAAGAGAAGCGGGGTCGAAATTAGTAAAATTAGTGAACTGATGGGGCATGAATCAGAGAAAGTGACAAAGGTTTACCTCGATTCATTCGAAAATGACGAGCTGTATGAGGCTACTTTAAATTTACTGTAA
- a CDS encoding Arm DNA-binding domain-containing protein, with product MASIDVLLYTSKVLKNGEHPIMVRLIKDRKPKYISVGMSCSKAMWDDKKNLPAKKHPLATEMIIKIERTKTDARRLLMQLEDEKASFTAEEFTKKLKNQVNV from the coding sequence ATGGCTTCTATTGATGTGCTTTTGTACACCTCCAAAGTATTAAAAAACGGGGAACATCCTATTATGGTTCGATTGATTAAAGACCGAAAACCTAAATATATCTCTGTGGGTATGAGTTGCTCCAAAGCAATGTGGGATGATAAGAAAAATTTACCAGCTAAAAAACATCCTCTTGCGACTGAAATGATTATTAAAATTGAAAGAACAAAAACAGATGCAAGACGACTTTTGATGCAGTTAGAGGATGAAAAGGCAAGTTTTACTGCTGAAGAATTCACCAAGAAACTTAAAAACCAAGTAAACGTATAA
- a CDS encoding tyrosine-type recombinase/integrase, producing the protein MTVLQFLDEVITDLMKADKVGNANVHKNLKKVLERFRNQKDFTFSELDGSFLRRFEQDFRERGVSEVSMSVHFRTLRALYNRAVVEDFAKKEADPFVDYKISKFNTKTQKRAIKKEDIVKIASLKVEKGTRLYDSQNTFLFSYYCSGINISDIIELEWTNISPDGLMEYERNKTHQRQVVQLLPPAKEILAYYQKYSLGDYIFPYLDKSKHKTIPQITNRIKKVTKQINQDLKVLAEMAGIDANLTTYVARHTFATVLKRSGVEISKISELMGHESEKVTKVYLDSFENDELYEATLNLL; encoded by the coding sequence ATAACAGTACTTCAGTTTCTCGATGAGGTAATAACTGACCTGATGAAAGCGGATAAGGTAGGCAATGCAAACGTTCATAAAAATTTAAAGAAAGTACTTGAGCGTTTTAGAAATCAAAAAGACTTCACTTTTTCCGAATTGGACGGTTCTTTTTTGCGAAGGTTTGAGCAAGATTTCAGGGAAAGAGGTGTTTCTGAGGTTTCCATGAGTGTACATTTTCGTACTTTGAGAGCCTTGTACAATAGAGCCGTAGTAGAAGATTTTGCCAAGAAGGAAGCAGACCCTTTTGTTGATTACAAAATCTCTAAATTCAACACTAAAACGCAGAAAAGAGCTATTAAAAAAGAGGATATTGTCAAAATAGCTTCTCTTAAAGTTGAAAAAGGAACTAGACTTTATGATTCTCAAAACACTTTTCTTTTTAGCTATTATTGTTCTGGAATTAACATAAGTGACATTATCGAGCTTGAGTGGACGAATATATCTCCAGATGGTTTGATGGAATACGAGCGAAACAAAACACACCAACGTCAAGTGGTACAACTCTTACCACCCGCTAAAGAAATACTCGCATACTATCAAAAATATAGCTTAGGAGACTATATATTCCCGTATCTTGATAAGTCGAAACATAAAACAATTCCTCAAATTACTAATCGTATTAAGAAAGTCACAAAGCAGATAAACCAAGATTTGAAAGTGCTAGCAGAAATGGCAGGAATAGATGCTAACTTAACAACCTACGTAGCGAGACACACGTTCGCAACGGTTTTGAAGAGAAGTGGGGTCGAAATTAGTAAGATTAGCGAACTGATGGGACATGAATCAGAGAAGGTGACAAAGGTTTACCTCGATTCATTCGAAAATGATGAGCTGTATGAGGCTACTTTAAATTTATTGTAG
- a CDS encoding Arm DNA-binding domain-containing protein: protein MKNGEHPIMVRLIKDRKPKYISVGMSCSKAMWDDKKNLPAKKHPLATEMIIKIERTKTDARRLLMQLEDEKASFTAEES from the coding sequence ATTAAAAACGGGGAACATCCTATTATGGTTCGATTGATTAAAGACCGAAAACCTAAATATATCTCTGTGGGTATGAGTTGCTCCAAAGCAATGTGGGATGATAAGAAAAATTTACCAGCTAAAAAACATCCTCTTGCCACTGAAATGATTATTAAAATTGAAAGAACAAAAACAGATGCAAGACGACTTTTGATGCAGTTAGAGGATGAAAAGGCAAGTTTTACTGCTGAAGAATCAC
- a CDS encoding McrB family protein: protein MTKLQQLHEDIYTFLLDYHQKNPSFYFAPRTRSIPNGKTLTDGYWFNGNDDYLFIGFYVPNDGDNKTRTIGIFVKFKNEEIANAYLLITFRDEKSEAYIPFYQGILESLATQGAFQMETERKYRRFYSNPQDWRGFLSCFLEKEKPLIDHYINEKGLSNEFFITPSGFDSYLKTIEGFRNREYKPNSQSEKYHTKNTISNMATPNPYPLNQILYGPPGTGKTYSTVELAYKIIHNDSPSSYEEARNWYKMALAHTEDRQVEFITFHQNYSYEDFVMGIKPQLSEDTLGFREHKGIFFEICQRALKNLRQSSLEESVEEPTFFEVLDEFIRPLIEENKPIVIPMKSNNYSFKLINLTEKNIGFEKQSGATNHSLSIKTIQDLYEGNREYNLQGLGVYYYPLIEVLKAFAKTKTKRVQPVALKNYVIIIDEINRANISRVFGELITLLEEDKRWGNEFETEVRLPDGVTKFTVPKNLYIIGTMNTADKSIALLDIALRRRFEFTALYPDSSKVSPNYQTFFESLNEQIVAKKGIDFTIGHSYFMTKNGEELDFVKTMNKKVIPLLNEYFYNAKDNKLVAELIEKAIAKAGFTHTIVPSAYQLLIQ, encoded by the coding sequence ATGACCAAATTACAACAACTACACGAAGACATTTACACTTTTCTATTAGACTATCATCAGAAAAATCCTTCTTTTTATTTTGCACCAAGAACAAGGTCTATACCAAATGGGAAAACGCTTACTGATGGCTACTGGTTTAATGGTAATGACGACTACTTATTCATTGGATTTTATGTTCCTAACGACGGCGATAACAAAACCAGAACCATAGGCATTTTTGTCAAATTTAAAAATGAAGAAATTGCAAATGCGTATCTTTTAATCACATTTAGAGATGAAAAGTCTGAGGCTTATATTCCATTTTATCAAGGAATCCTAGAATCTTTGGCAACACAAGGGGCGTTTCAGATGGAAACAGAAAGGAAATATAGAAGATTTTACTCGAATCCTCAAGATTGGAGAGGCTTTTTGAGCTGTTTTCTGGAAAAAGAAAAGCCATTAATTGACCATTATATTAATGAAAAAGGGCTGAGTAATGAGTTTTTCATAACGCCTTCGGGCTTTGACAGCTATTTAAAAACAATTGAAGGTTTCAGAAATAGAGAATACAAACCAAATTCACAGTCGGAAAAGTATCATACCAAAAATACCATTAGCAACATGGCAACACCTAACCCCTACCCGCTCAATCAAATTCTCTACGGCCCTCCCGGCACTGGCAAAACTTATAGTACTGTTGAATTAGCTTATAAAATTATTCATAACGATTCGCCAAGCAGTTATGAAGAAGCTCGCAATTGGTACAAAATGGCTTTAGCTCATACAGAAGACCGTCAGGTTGAGTTTATTACTTTTCACCAAAATTATAGTTATGAAGATTTTGTGATGGGTATTAAGCCACAATTGAGTGAAGATACTTTGGGCTTTCGTGAACATAAAGGGATTTTCTTTGAGATTTGCCAAAGAGCTTTGAAGAATTTACGGCAATCATCATTAGAAGAAAGTGTAGAAGAACCTACTTTTTTTGAGGTTTTAGATGAATTTATTCGTCCACTTATCGAAGAAAATAAGCCGATTGTAATTCCGATGAAGTCTAATAACTATTCATTTAAACTCATCAATTTAACAGAAAAAAATATTGGTTTTGAAAAGCAAAGTGGAGCTACAAATCATAGTTTAAGCATTAAAACAATTCAAGATTTATACGAAGGGAATCGAGAGTATAACCTTCAAGGTTTAGGAGTATATTATTATCCACTCATTGAAGTTTTAAAAGCATTTGCCAAAACTAAAACAAAAAGAGTACAACCAGTAGCCCTCAAAAACTACGTAATCATCATAGACGAAATCAACCGTGCTAATATCTCAAGGGTTTTTGGCGAACTTATTACACTGTTGGAAGAAGACAAACGTTGGGGAAATGAATTTGAAACAGAAGTACGTTTGCCCGATGGTGTTACCAAATTTACTGTGCCTAAAAACCTCTACATTATTGGTACAATGAACACCGCTGATAAATCAATTGCTTTGTTGGATATTGCCTTACGACGACGCTTTGAATTTACGGCTTTATATCCTGATTCATCAAAAGTTAGCCCCAATTATCAAACGTTTTTTGAATCGCTAAATGAGCAAATTGTCGCTAAAAAGGGGATAGATTTTACCATTGGACATTCTTATTTTATGACTAAAAATGGTGAGGAATTAGACTTCGTTAAAACGATGAATAAGAAGGTAATTCCATTGTTGAACGAATACTTTTACAACGCTAAGGATAACAAGCTTGTCGCTGAGTTGATAGAAAAAGCGATTGCCAAAGCTGGTTTTACCCATACTATTGTTCCAAGTGCTTATCAACTGCTCATTCAATGA
- a CDS encoding McrC family protein, translating to MIQSIYEFGKEISTGLSDDKIKRFKTYLDEVWQSRKQYGLEEDERDSFYGSDKKKQRFLTFDGDKIRANNYVGFIQFEGLTLNIYPKICQEMPQEQISSKVLYWLSYGKKINLPFAELPLDRQAFDTWLEAFIFLFAHHTEEILTNQPYQSYQEITEETSYLRGSLAIQPYVQHNLLTGRHQFFHCTYEPFLYDNQFNRIVKFVSRMLLSFTNNEKSKQKLNSLLFLLDDVADEYCQESHCDLVKLNPLYQDLAIILEMARMFLSSSSISQSDTNKNNFCLLLPMEVVFEEFIFGIIETHFSDRKPNAQGKGFLTEQSVFQIKNDIILQNPNLVIDTKYKIRDKKDSKKGISQTDMYQMLAYSIRREIDQVLLIYPKNGAKPSEVDTFTIADKFANDKLITIKAADIDICGEEDEIIRQINEVLATD from the coding sequence ATGATACAATCAATTTATGAATTTGGTAAAGAAATAAGTACTGGCCTTTCTGACGATAAAATCAAGCGTTTTAAAACCTATCTTGATGAAGTTTGGCAAAGCAGAAAACAGTATGGTTTGGAGGAAGATGAACGTGATTCTTTCTATGGTTCAGACAAGAAAAAGCAGCGTTTCCTGACTTTTGATGGAGATAAAATCAGAGCGAATAACTACGTCGGTTTCATTCAGTTTGAAGGGCTTACGCTTAATATTTATCCTAAAATTTGCCAAGAAATGCCCCAAGAGCAAATTAGCTCAAAGGTACTTTACTGGTTAAGTTATGGGAAGAAAATTAATTTGCCATTTGCAGAATTACCGCTCGACCGCCAAGCATTTGATACTTGGTTAGAAGCCTTTATTTTTCTGTTTGCCCACCATACAGAAGAAATTTTGACCAATCAGCCTTATCAATCTTACCAAGAAATTACCGAAGAAACGAGCTATTTGCGAGGTTCGTTAGCCATTCAGCCGTATGTACAACATAATTTATTGACAGGCAGACACCAGTTTTTTCATTGTACTTACGAGCCATTTTTATACGACAATCAGTTTAATCGAATTGTAAAATTCGTTTCCAGAATGCTTTTATCATTCACAAACAATGAAAAAAGTAAGCAAAAACTGAATAGTCTATTGTTTTTATTAGACGATGTGGCGGACGAATATTGCCAAGAAAGCCATTGTGATTTAGTAAAACTCAATCCACTTTATCAAGATTTGGCGATTATATTAGAAATGGCTCGAATGTTTTTGTCGTCGTCAAGCATTAGTCAGTCGGATACCAATAAAAATAATTTCTGTCTTTTATTACCGATGGAAGTAGTTTTTGAGGAATTTATTTTTGGAATCATTGAGACTCATTTTAGCGATAGAAAACCCAACGCTCAGGGAAAAGGATTTTTAACAGAGCAAAGCGTATTTCAGATAAAGAATGACATTATTCTGCAAAATCCCAATTTGGTGATTGACACCAAGTACAAAATCCGAGATAAAAAAGATAGTAAAAAAGGGATTTCACAAACCGATATGTATCAAATGCTTGCATACTCCATCAGGCGAGAAATTGACCAAGTATTATTGATTTATCCAAAAAACGGAGCGAAGCCTTCGGAAGTAGATACTTTTACCATTGCCGATAAATTTGCCAATGATAAATTAATAACAATTAAGGCGGCTGACATTGATATTTGTGGTGAAGAAGATGAGATAATTAGGCAAATTAACGAGGTTTTAGCTACTGACTAA
- a CDS encoding site-specific integrase, with translation MASIDVLLYTSKVLKNGEHPIMVRLIKDRKPKYISVGMSCSKAMWDDKKNLPAKKHPLATEMIIKIEKTKTDARRLLMQLEDEKASFTAEEFTKKLKNQSKRITVLQFLDEVITDLMKADKVGNANVHKNLKKVLERFRNQKDFTFSELDGSFLRRFEQDFRERGVSEVSMSVHFRTLRALYNRAVVEDFAKKEADPFVDYKISKFNTKTQKRAIKKEDIVKIASLKIEKGTRLYDSQNTFLFSYYCSGINISDIIELEWTNISPDGLMEYERNKTHQRQVVQLLPPAKEILAYYQKYSLGDYIFPYLDKSKHKTIPQITNRIKKVTKQINQDLKVLAEMAGIEANLTTYVARHTFATVLKRSGVEISKISELMGHESEKVTKVYLDSFENDELYEATLNLL, from the coding sequence ATGGCTTCTATTGATGTGCTTTTGTACACCTCCAAAGTATTAAAAAATGGGGAACATCCTATTATGGTTCGATTGATTAAAGACCGAAAACCTAAATATATCTCTGTGGGTATGAGTTGCTCCAAAGCAATGTGGGATGATAAGAAAAATTTACCTGCTAAAAAACATCCTCTTGCCACTGAAATGATTATTAAAATTGAAAAAACAAAAACAGATGCAAGACGACTTTTGATGCAGTTAGAGGATGAAAAGGCAAGTTTTACTGCTGAAGAATTCACCAAGAAACTTAAAAACCAAAGTAAACGTATAACAGTACTTCAGTTTCTCGATGAGGTAATAACTGACCTGATGAAAGCGGATAAGGTAGGCAATGCAAACGTTCATAAAAATTTAAAGAAAGTACTTGAGCGTTTTAGAAATCAAAAAGACTTCACTTTTTCCGAATTGGACGGTTCTTTTTTGCGAAGGTTTGAGCAAGATTTCAGAGAAAGAGGTGTTTCTGAGGTTTCTATGAGTGTACACTTTCGTACTTTGAGAGCCTTGTACAATAGAGCAGTGGTAGAAGATTTTGCCAAGAAGGAAGCAGACCCTTTTGTTGATTACAAAATCTCTAAATTCAACACTAAAACGCAGAAAAGAGCTATTAAAAAAGAGGATATTGTTAAAATAGCTTCTCTCAAAATTGAAAAAGGAACTAGACTTTATGATTCTCAAAACACTTTTCTTTTTAGCTATTATTGTTCTGGAATCAACATTAGTGACATTATCGAACTTGAGTGGACGAATATATCCCCAGATGGTTTGATGGAGTACGAGCGAAACAAAACACACCAACGTCAAGTGGTGCAACTCTTACCACCCGCTAAAGAAATACTCGCATACTATCAAAAATATAGCTTAGGAGACTATATATTCCCGTATCTTGATAAGTCGAAACATAAAACAATTCCTCAAATTACTAATCGTATTAAGAAAGTCACAAAGCAGATAAACCAAGATTTGAAAGTGCTAGCAGAAATGGCAGGAATTGAAGCTAACTTAACAACCTACGTAGCGAGACACACGTTCGCAACGGTTTTGAAGAGAAGCGGGGTCGAAATTAGTAAAATTAGTGAACTGATGGGGCATGAATCAGAGAAAGTGACAAAGGTTTACCTCGATTCATTCGAAAATGACGAGCTGTATGAGGCTACTTTAAATTTATTGTAG